A DNA window from Bacillus andreraoultii contains the following coding sequences:
- the bcp gene encoding thioredoxin-dependent thiol peroxidase: MTVSIGEQVSDIELLASNGEKVKLSDFRGKHVVLYFYPKDMTPGCTTEACTFRDYHDDFTNLNAVILGVSADPLEKHQKFIDKHGLPFLLLVDDEHKLCEQFGVWKEKNVFGKIGFGIERSTFIIDEEGTLVKEWRKVKVQGHVEEALQYIKDHLS; the protein is encoded by the coding sequence ATGACCGTATCAATCGGTGAACAAGTATCTGATATTGAACTACTAGCAAGTAATGGGGAAAAAGTGAAGTTATCCGATTTTCGTGGAAAACATGTCGTCCTTTATTTTTATCCAAAAGACATGACACCGGGATGTACGACTGAAGCATGTACGTTCCGAGATTATCATGATGATTTTACAAATTTAAATGCAGTCATTCTAGGGGTTAGTGCCGATCCATTAGAAAAGCACCAAAAATTTATTGACAAGCATGGCTTACCTTTTCTTTTGTTAGTTGATGATGAGCATAAACTTTGTGAACAATTTGGTGTTTGGAAGGAAAAGAATGTTTTTGGTAAAATCGGATTTGGTATTGAACGTTCTACATTCATTATTGATGAAGAGGGAACTCTTGTTAAAGAATGGCGTAAAGTAAAAGTTCAAGGCCATGTAGAAGAAGCTTTACAATACATAAAAGATCATTTATCGTAA
- a CDS encoding ion channel, with product MFGYIFLLFIIIIISMSLRTLFSPIPYQNKLLSWESFLYLIFIYSTIFLGFGLVYFIFIQNGYSVLLENGVKVGGLLYSLQASFYFSGLTLFSVGYGDIAPIGIGRVVAIIEALIGYTIPASFVVRTVIDFRKERG from the coding sequence ATGTTTGGATATATATTTCTATTATTTATTATCATTATTATCTCAATGAGCCTCAGAACATTATTTTCCCCAATCCCATATCAAAACAAATTATTATCTTGGGAAAGCTTTCTATACTTAATTTTTATTTATTCAACAATTTTTCTCGGATTTGGTTTAGTTTACTTTATTTTTATTCAAAATGGGTATTCGGTCTTATTAGAAAATGGAGTTAAAGTGGGAGGTTTGCTATATTCATTACAGGCAAGCTTTTATTTTAGTGGGCTAACACTTTTTTCTGTCGGTTACGGAGATATCGCTCCTATCGGTATCGGAAGAGTCGTGGCTATTATCGAAGCACTCATTGGTTACACAATTCCCGCTTCATTTGTTGTTCGAACCGTCATTGATTTCCGCAAAGAGCGAGGATAA
- a CDS encoding FUSC family protein: MKLGARIFKTGLAVVLALMIGELLNLPTPVFAAISAVFAIQPSIYRSYLTILEQVQGNVIGAIIAIIFVLLFGNHFIIVGLAAIVLIMINLKLKIDTVSLSIVTLIIIMETPQDQFITFAILRFATIMLGILSAFIINLIFLPPKYETKLYSSISEITSDILKWIRVTNHQAVDYVLLKKDIVAIKERLIHLDQLFLFYKEERTFLKKNKWGKMRKVVIYRQMITTARKALEILRKMHYYEHHFFQLPENVREQLLEILAHLNNNHEHLLLRYIGKAVQVHDKEMEEYGIKRMELVNLFNQYQEDSNSELLLTHMIQLVGAILEYNEQLEKLEILVNSLQQYHNEKITIDEAY; encoded by the coding sequence ATGAAATTAGGTGCCCGCATTTTTAAAACAGGTTTAGCTGTTGTATTAGCGCTTATGATTGGGGAACTGTTGAATTTACCGACACCCGTTTTTGCAGCAATTTCCGCTGTATTCGCAATTCAACCATCGATTTATCGTTCTTACTTGACAATTTTAGAACAAGTCCAAGGAAATGTCATTGGAGCAATCATTGCCATTATTTTCGTTTTACTTTTTGGTAATCATTTTATTATCGTTGGTCTTGCAGCCATTGTGCTTATCATGATTAATCTAAAGTTAAAAATAGACACGGTTTCTTTATCTATCGTTACACTAATTATCATTATGGAAACACCTCAAGACCAATTTATTACATTTGCTATTTTGCGTTTCGCTACAATTATGCTTGGTATTTTATCTGCATTTATCATCAATTTAATCTTCTTACCACCAAAGTACGAAACGAAACTATACAGTTCTATTTCAGAAATAACAAGTGATATATTAAAATGGATTCGTGTGACAAATCATCAAGCCGTTGACTATGTTCTATTGAAAAAAGACATTGTTGCGATTAAAGAACGGCTCATTCATCTTGATCAATTGTTCTTATTTTATAAGGAAGAAAGAACATTTCTTAAAAAGAATAAATGGGGGAAAATGCGGAAGGTAGTCATTTATCGACAAATGATTACAACAGCTAGAAAGGCGTTAGAAATATTAAGGAAGATGCATTATTATGAGCACCACTTCTTTCAATTGCCGGAAAATGTACGTGAGCAATTACTCGAAATTTTAGCCCATTTAAATAATAATCATGAACATTTATTGTTGCGTTATATCGGAAAAGCCGTACAAGTTCATGACAAGGAAATGGAAGAGTATGGAATAAAAAGAATGGAGCTCGTAAATTTATTTAACCAATATCAAGAAGACAGCAACAGTGAATTACTGTTAACCCATATGATTCAGTTGGTTGGAGCCATTCTTGAATATAATGAACAGCTTGAAAAACTGGAAATTCTCGTGAATAGCTTACAACAATACCATAATGAGAAAATTACAATTGATGAAGCTTATTAA
- the pdxK gene encoding pyridoxine/pyridoxal/pyridoxamine kinase produces MGLKKTLTLAGSDTSGGAGIQADLKTFQEHGTYGMTALTSIVAMDPKEQWKHNVFPIDTNVVDKQLECAFSVGLDAMKTGMLGSVEIVELGAKYIDQYKLEKVVIDPVMVCKGEDEVLLPETVDASRELLLPRALVTTPNLFEAWQLSKEGPIRSIEDMKKAAAKIYDLGAKNVVIKGGKTLDHDKAVDLFYNGKDFILLETEKIDTTYNHGAGCTFAAAVTARLAKGEDVLDAVLHAKQFVAAAIRHGWKLNEFVGPVMHGAFNEFKDDLPEINQVNV; encoded by the coding sequence ATGGGGTTAAAGAAGACATTAACGCTTGCTGGATCTGATACTAGCGGAGGCGCAGGTATACAAGCAGACTTAAAAACATTCCAAGAACACGGTACATATGGAATGACTGCATTAACATCCATTGTTGCGATGGATCCAAAAGAACAATGGAAACATAACGTATTCCCAATCGACACAAATGTTGTTGATAAACAATTAGAATGTGCTTTTTCTGTTGGTCTGGATGCAATGAAAACAGGAATGCTTGGTTCGGTTGAAATTGTAGAACTTGGCGCTAAATATATTGATCAATACAAATTAGAAAAAGTGGTTATTGACCCTGTTATGGTTTGTAAAGGAGAAGATGAAGTTCTATTACCAGAAACTGTTGATGCATCTCGTGAACTTCTTTTGCCACGTGCGCTTGTAACAACACCGAACCTTTTTGAAGCATGGCAATTATCTAAAGAAGGTCCAATTCGTAGTATAGAGGATATGAAAAAAGCTGCAGCGAAAATTTATGACCTCGGTGCGAAAAATGTTGTGATTAAAGGTGGAAAAACTTTAGACCATGATAAAGCAGTCGATTTATTTTATAACGGAAAAGATTTTATTTTACTAGAAACAGAAAAAATTGATACAACCTATAATCATGGGGCTGGTTGTACGTTTGCAGCGGCTGTGACTGCAAGACTGGCAAAAGGAGAAGATGTACTTGATGCTGTTCTTCACGCAAAACAGTTTGTTGCAGCAGCTATTCGTCACGGTTGGAAACTAAATGAATTTGTAGGTCCGGTTATGCACGGTGCTTTTAATGAGTTCAAAGATGATTTACCAGAGATAAATCAAGTGAACGTGTGA